Proteins encoded by one window of Capra hircus breed San Clemente chromosome 8, ASM170441v1, whole genome shotgun sequence:
- the LOC102179943 gene encoding interferon alpha-H-like has translation MAAAWSLLLALLLLSCNAICSWGCHLPHTHSLANGRVLMLLRQLRRVSPSSCLQDRKDFAFPQEALGGSQLQKAQAISVLHEVTQHTFQLFSTEGSAAAWDQSLLDKLRAALDQQLTDLQACLRQEEGLRGAPLLKEDSSLAVRKYFHRVTLYLQEKGHSPCAWEVVRAEVMRAFSSSINLQERFRSKD, from the coding sequence ATGGCCGCAGCCTGGTCCTTACTCCTGGCTTTGCTGCTGCTCAGCTGCAACGCCATCTGCTCTTGGGGCTGCCACCTGCCTCACACCCACAGCCTGGCCAACGGGAGGGTTCTGATGCTCCTGCGACAACTGAGGAGagtctccccttcctcctgcctgcagGACAGAAAAGACTTCGCATTCCCCCAGGAGGCGCTGGGTGGCAGCCAGTTGCAGAAGGCTCAAGCCATCTCTGTGCTCCACGAGGTGACCCAGCACACCTTCCAGCTCTTCAGCACCGAGGGCTCGGCCGCCGCGTGGGACCAGAGCCTCCTGGACAAGCTCCGTGCTGCACTGGATCAGCAGCTCACTGACCTGCAAGCATGTctcaggcaggaggaggggctgcGAGGGGCTCCTCTGCTCAAGGAGGATTCCAGCCTGGCTGTGAGGAAATACTTTCACAGAGTCACTCTCTATCTGCAAGAGAAGGGACACAGCCCTTGTGCCTGGGAGGTTGTCAGAGCAGAAGTCATGAGAGCCTTCTCTTCCTCAATAAACTTGCAGGAGAGATTCAGGAGCAAGGACTGA
- the LOC102179668 gene encoding interferon omega-1-like: protein MAFVLSLLMALLLVSYGPGGSLGCDLSQNHVLVDRKNLRLLGQMRRISPHACLQDRKDFPFPQEMVEGGQLQEAQAFSVLHEMLQQSFNLFHTERSSAAWDTTLLEQLRTGLHQQLDHLDACLGQVTGEEDSARGRTGPTLAVKRYFQGIHVYLQEKEYSDCAWEIVRLEIMRSLSSSVSLQERLRMMDGDLNSP from the exons ATGGCCTTCGTGCTCTCTCTACTCATGGCCCTGCTGCTGGTCAGCTATGGCCCAGGAGGATCCCTGGGCTGTGACCTGTCTCAAAACCATGTGCTGGTTGACAGGAAGAACCTCAGGCTCCTGGGCCAAATGAGGAGAATCTCCCCtcatgc CTGTCTGCAGGACAGAAAAGACTTCCCTTtcccccaggagatggtggagggtggccagctccaggaggcccaggcctTCTCTGTGCTCCACGAGATGCTCCAGCAGAGCTTCAACCTCTTCCACACAGAGCGCTCCTCTGCTGCCTGGGACACCACCCTCCTGGAGCAGCTCCGCACTGGACTCCATCAGCAGCTGGACCACCTGGACGCCTGCCTGGGGCAGGTGACGGGAGAGGAAGACTCTGCCCGGGGAAGGACGGGCCCCACCCTGGCCGTGAAGAGGTACTTCCAGGGCATCCATGTCTACCTGCAAGAGAAGGAATACAGCGACTGCGCCTGGGAAATCGTCAGACTGGAAATCATGAGATCCTTGTCTTCATCAGTCAGCTTGCAAGAAAGGTTAAGAATGATGGATGGAGACCTGAACTCACCTTGA
- the IFNA gene encoding interferon-alpha precursor (The RefSeq protein has 2 substitutions compared to this genomic sequence), producing the protein MAPAWSLLLALLLLSCNAICSLGCHLPHIHSLANGRVLMLLRQLRRVSPSSCLQDRKDFLFPQEALGGSQLQKAQALSVLHEVTQHTFQLFSTEGTAAAWDQSLLDKLRAALDQQLTDLQACLRQEEGLRGAPLLKEDSSLAVRKYFHRVTLYLQEKGHSPCAWEVVRAEVMRAFSSSTNLQERFRRKD; encoded by the coding sequence ATGGCCGCAGCCTGGTCCTTActcctggccctgctgctgctcagctgcAACGCCATCTGCTCTCTGGGCTGCCACCTGCCTCACATCCACAGCCTGGCCAACGGGAGGGTCCTGATGCTCCTTCGACAACTGAGGAGggtctccccttcctcctgcctgcagGACAGAAAAGACTTCTTATTCCCCCAGGAGGCGCTGGGTGGCAGCCAGTTGCAGAAGGCTCAAGCCCTCTCTGTGCTCCACGAGGTGACCCAGCACACCTTCCAGCTCTTCAGCACAGAGGGCACGGCCGCCGCATGGGACCAGAGCCTCCTGGACAAGCTCCGTGCTGCACTGGATCAGCAGCTCACTGACCTGCAAGCCTGTctcaggcaggaggaggggctgcGAGGGGCTCCCCTGCTCAAGGAGGACTCCAGCCTGGCTGTGAGGAAATACTTCCACAGAGTCACTCTCTATCTGCAAGAGAAGGGACACAGCCCTTGTGCCTGGGAGGTTGTCAGAGCAGAAGTCATGAGAGCCTTCTCTTCCTCAACAAACTTGCAGGAGAGATTCAGGAGCAAGGACTGA